A region of Burkholderiales bacterium DNA encodes the following proteins:
- a CDS encoding GNAT family N-acetyltransferase, with product MRLFEVQVVDWQEAAPQLARVRRAVFIEEQGVPEALEWDGEDAAAVHVLARASNGEPIGTGRLLMHGGLAHIGRMAVVKPWRGRGVGSALLARLLSEARRLGCREAKLSAQTHALPFYARFGFRPEGEVFLDAGIPHRRMRCLLSQR from the coding sequence ATGAGGCTCTTCGAAGTGCAGGTGGTCGACTGGCAGGAGGCGGCGCCGCAACTCGCCCGCGTGCGGCGGGCGGTATTCATCGAGGAGCAGGGCGTGCCGGAGGCATTGGAGTGGGATGGCGAGGACGCCGCGGCGGTGCACGTTTTGGCGCGCGCGTCGAATGGTGAACCCATCGGCACCGGGCGCCTCCTCATGCATGGCGGGCTCGCCCACATCGGACGCATGGCGGTGGTGAAGCCCTGGCGGGGCCGCGGTGTGGGCAGTGCGCTGCTTGCGCGCCTGCTCAGCGAAGCCCGGCGCCTGGGCTGCCGGGAAGCAAAGCTCTCCGCCCAGACCCACGCCCTGCCCTTCTACGCGCGTTTCGGCTTCCGGCCGGAGGGCGAAGTATTCCTCGACGCGGGCATCCCCCATCGCCGCATGCGTTGCCTGCTGTCGCAGCGCTGA
- a CDS encoding sodium:solute symporter family protein, with amino-acid sequence MLLGFVILYLVISIGIGVYAATRVHTAKDYITAGQSLPMIIVVAMVFATWFGAETVLGIPATFMRENLGATISDPFGATLALILFGLFFARPLYRMKLVTLGDFFRKRYSRPVEIVMALAIAASYLGWVSAQVVALGLVFNVLSDGLITQAQGILIGGGVVALYTLFGGMWSVALTTFVQMTVIVIGLLWIAFLVGSMPQVGGVMPVVQHAAAAGKFQFWPPLEWGAVISFAAGLFTMGLGSVPQQDVFQRANSSKNEFVAVWGTVIGGVLYLLFAAVPLYLTYAASLVDPATTGALLATDVQKLLPAFVKNHLPLAAQIIFYGALLSVIMSTASGTLLAPAVTISENVIKEFMPAHRLTQHALLRITQAVVVVFAVLVMAYAVWSVEAETPIHTMVENAYKVTLAVAFVPLAAGVYWKRANNRGAVLSMLLGFVAWIAAEFLLPAGAPLPAQFVGFFASLVGMVAGSLRGGHGSR; translated from the coding sequence ATGCTCCTCGGTTTCGTCATTCTCTACCTGGTGATTTCCATCGGCATCGGTGTCTATGCAGCAACCCGCGTGCACACCGCGAAGGACTACATCACCGCCGGGCAGTCGCTGCCCATGATCATCGTCGTGGCCATGGTGTTCGCCACCTGGTTCGGCGCCGAGACGGTGCTGGGCATTCCCGCCACTTTCATGAGGGAAAACCTCGGCGCCACGATTTCCGATCCCTTCGGCGCCACCCTGGCGCTGATCCTCTTTGGCCTGTTTTTCGCCCGTCCCCTCTACCGCATGAAACTCGTCACCTTGGGCGATTTCTTCCGCAAGCGTTACAGCCGGCCGGTGGAGATCGTCATGGCGCTCGCCATCGCGGCTTCCTACCTGGGCTGGGTGTCGGCGCAGGTGGTGGCGCTGGGGCTGGTGTTCAACGTGCTGTCCGATGGTCTCATCACCCAGGCGCAGGGCATTCTCATCGGTGGCGGCGTGGTGGCCCTGTACACGCTCTTTGGCGGCATGTGGTCGGTTGCCCTCACCACTTTCGTGCAGATGACGGTGATCGTCATCGGCCTTTTGTGGATTGCTTTTCTCGTGGGCAGCATGCCCCAGGTGGGCGGGGTGATGCCGGTGGTGCAACATGCCGCGGCGGCGGGCAAGTTTCAGTTCTGGCCGCCCCTGGAGTGGGGGGCGGTGATCAGCTTCGCCGCCGGCCTCTTCACCATGGGCCTGGGCTCCGTGCCCCAGCAGGACGTTTTCCAGCGCGCCAACTCGTCGAAGAACGAATTCGTCGCGGTCTGGGGCACGGTGATCGGTGGCGTGCTCTACCTCCTCTTTGCCGCCGTGCCCCTCTATCTCACCTACGCCGCCTCGCTGGTGGATCCGGCCACCACCGGCGCCCTCCTTGCGACCGATGTGCAGAAACTGTTGCCCGCCTTCGTCAAGAACCACCTGCCCCTTGCTGCGCAGATCATTTTCTACGGGGCGCTCCTGTCGGTGATCATGTCCACTGCCTCCGGCACGCTGCTCGCCCCGGCGGTGACCATTTCGGAAAACGTCATCAAGGAATTCATGCCCGCTCATCGCCTGACCCAGCACGCCCTGCTGCGCATCACCCAGGCCGTGGTGGTGGTGTTCGCCGTGCTGGTGATGGCCTATGCGGTATGGTCGGTGGAAGCGGAAACGCCCATCCACACCATGGTGGAGAATGCCTACAAGGTGACGCTGGCGGTGGCTTTCGTGCCCCTGGCGGCCGGTGTGTACTGGAAGCGCGCCAACAACCGGGGTGCGGTGCTGTCCATGCTGCTGGGCTTTGTCGCCTGGATCGCCGCCGAATTTCTGCTGCCGGCGGGCGCCCCTCTGCCCGCCCAGTTCGTGGGCTTTTTCGCAAGCCTCGTGGGCATGGTGGCGGGTTCCCTCAGGGGGGGCCACGGCAGCCGCTAG